A section of the Malania oleifera isolate guangnan ecotype guangnan chromosome 2, ASM2987363v1, whole genome shotgun sequence genome encodes:
- the LOC131147996 gene encoding uncharacterized protein LOC131147996 isoform X1, producing MACSVAEMDAEQLSSGLHNIAIEDQGKTQSAREGREMGCEDHGGVCAICLEKIVLQETALVKGCEHAYCVTCILRWAAYNKKPTCPQCKHPFEFLNIHRTLDGRIHDYMFEESVCLLLRATWFKPLVVEEEVYDESEDFYLYEDDVDDLDEAYYNISSSLRIGNRRWGDNGYVRAGRQEARPIHRSNFSDASASSSREPKKKATAKDTTGRRAKRALKREAADKAAAAKHQQHLTRLGRN from the exons ATGGCCTGCTCAGTCGCGGAGATGGACGCTGAACAGCTGTCAAGCGGTCTGCACAATATCGCAATTGAAGATCAG GGGAAAACGCAGAGCGCAAGAGAGGGTCGAGAAATGGGTTGTGAGGACCATGGGGGCGTTTGTGCCATCTGCTTGGAGAAGATAGTTCTTCAAGAAACTGCTCTTGTAAAAGGTTGCGAGCATGCTTACTG TGTAACGTGCATCCTTCGATGGGCAGCCTACAATAAGAAACCGACATGTCCTCAGTGTAAACATCCATTTGAGTTCCTCAACATTCATCGCACACTTGATGGCAG GATTCATGATTACATGTTTGAGGAAAGTGTGTGCCTACTTCTCAGAGCCACATGGTTCAAGCCTTTGGTTGTGGAAGAAGAGGTGTATGATGAATCGGAAGATTTTTATTTATACGAGGATGATGTTGATGATTTGGATGAAGCTTATTATAACATTTCATCAAGTCTTCGTATTGGTAATCGGAGATGGGGTGATAATGGGTATGTTAGGGCAGGTCGCCAAGAGGCAAGGCCAATCCATCGATCAAATTTCTCAGATGCAAGTGCTAGTTCTTCACGTGAACCTAAGAAAAAGGCCACTGCAAAAGATACAACAGGACGACGTGCAAAGAGGGCACTAAAGCGCGAAGCTGCTGATAAGGCTGCTGCAGCAAAACATCAGCAGCATTTGACGAGATTGGGCAGGAACTGA
- the LOC131147996 gene encoding uncharacterized protein LOC131147996 isoform X2, protein MACSVAEMDAEQLSSGLHNIAIEDQGKTQSAREGREMGCEDHGGVCAICLEKIVLQETALVKGCEHAYCVTCILRWAAYNKKPTCPQCKHPFEFLNIHRTLDGRSVFSSTGFMITCLRKVCAYFSEPHGSSLWLWKKRCMMNRKIFIYTRMMLMIWMKLIITFHQVFVLVIGDGVIMGMLGQVAKRQGQSIDQISQMQVLVLHVNLRKRPLQKIQQDDVQRGH, encoded by the exons ATGGCCTGCTCAGTCGCGGAGATGGACGCTGAACAGCTGTCAAGCGGTCTGCACAATATCGCAATTGAAGATCAG GGGAAAACGCAGAGCGCAAGAGAGGGTCGAGAAATGGGTTGTGAGGACCATGGGGGCGTTTGTGCCATCTGCTTGGAGAAGATAGTTCTTCAAGAAACTGCTCTTGTAAAAGGTTGCGAGCATGCTTACTG TGTAACGTGCATCCTTCGATGGGCAGCCTACAATAAGAAACCGACATGTCCTCAGTGTAAACATCCATTTGAGTTCCTCAACATTCATCGCACACTTGATGGCAG ATCTGTGTTTTCTTCAACAGGATTCATGATTACATGTTTGAGGAAAGTGTGTGCCTACTTCTCAGAGCCACATGGTTCAAGCCTTTGGTTGTGGAAGAAGAGGTGTATGATGAATCGGAAGATTTTTATTTATACGAGGATGATGTTGATGATTTGGATGAAGCTTATTATAACATTTCATCAAGTCTTCGTATTGGTAATCGGAGATGGGGTGATAATGGGTATGTTAGGGCAGGTCGCCAAGAGGCAAGGCCAATCCATCGATCAAATTTCTCAGATGCAAGTGCTAGTTCTTCACGTGAACCTAAGAAAAAGGCCACTGCAAAAGATACAACAGGACGACGTGCAAAGAGGGCACTAA